The DNA window GCGGGCTCGTAGCAGCGACTTCGCTCAGCTGAGTTCCAACGCTTATTTCAGCTCCAGCGACAGCCCGGCAACGCTCATCACAACCCGCTTGCAACGTGCCGCCAGAGCCTGATTCAGCCACCCCAGCTGGTCGGCGAAACGACGGGTCAGCGGATCCATGCCGATAATGCCCAGCCCCACTTCGTTGCTGACAATGACCACTTTGCCGGGATAGCTCTCAAGCGCGCCCAGAAACCGCGCGCGTTCCCGGTCCAGCGTTTCCGCCCCAACGTGCAACAGATTACTGACCCACAGGCTCATGCAATCCACCAGCACATCCGGGGGCGTCGCCTGCCGCGCCAGATCGGCCAGGGCTTCACCCAGCCGCAACGGCGTTTCAAGCAAATCCCAGCTGCCCGGGCGTCGGGCCTGATGGTCGCGAATACGGGCAGCCATTTCTTCATCCCCGGCCATTGCAGTGGCGATGTAGACGACTGCGCCGGAGCTTTGCGACACGACCTGCTCAGCCAGCGCACTCTTGCCCGACCGGACGCCGCCGAGGACCAACACGTGCTTCGTGGCAGCCATAAGATACCTCGTTTTTTTCTGGGAGAAGCCGGTTCCTGCGGCATACGGCGTCGAGAATATTATGAGGGACTGGCGGCAGCAACAACGGATACAGGTGAATACCACTCACAGACAGGGTCAGCTGGTATCTTGGTGAAATCGCCTATGGAGAGAGAGGGATCAGGAAGGAGGAGACTGACCGCAGCAGAACGCTGCGGCCGGTCGGTGTTGCTGAAGCTGCTATCAGGCAGCCGAAGCAACGGTCGGTCAACCCAGCCGCTAGGCAGTGCCGTAACGGTCTTTCTCCGGGCGGCCCATCATGGCACCTGCAATCGCGGCAATCAGAGCCAGCAGGGAAATAATGAAAGCCCACCAGGCCGCGCTCGCAATCGCGTCTGTGACCTGCTTGGCCATCTGGGAGGCCTTTTCCTGAGCCTGCTGCAGCGCCTGGCTGACCTCCTGGCCAATACCTGACATGCCCTGCTGTACCTGGGCGACAATGGCTTCGGCATCCTGCTGTTCGATATTCAAACGATTGGTGAAGGTCGCCATTGCCTGCTGGCGGTCATCTTCAGAGATGAGTCCGCCCTGGCCCGTTAGCTGTTCGACCAACTGGTTTATTTCCGTATCAGCTGAAGACGGCTTGCTCACAATGGACCCGAGCGTATCCACGGCCATCTTTTTGGCCCGCTCCTGCTCCTCGTTGCTGATCGCCTGCTGAATAGCTTCACGGCCCGCTGAACGTATCTCCTGCAGCGTTATTTCCTGTTGCTGCAACCGACGTTGCGTATCCTGCGGCAGGGACTCAAGGAAGTTATCGGGCATGATCAATTCGACATCACGGAAATTGGGCAGATTCAGGCTGTCCGGAGCCGCTTGGCGAACAGCTTGTGCTGCGCCCCCCGATACGGTCGAAATCATCGAGGTCGTGCCGGAAATCACCGCTCCGATGCCTGACGCGACCGAGGCCAGTATAAGAAATGATGCCAGTGCCCAGACCGCGGTTCCGTGGAAAAGAGATGCCGAAGACCAGGCCGAACTGGCGAGCCGACCCGCCGCGTAGCCGCCTACGGCGAAAGCGATAACGTGCGCCACCACGAAGTAGATCGCGCTGCCGAGCGGAACGCCCGCCAGGGGGTCCGATTCCTGGATGGGATCTATCACTGTCAGCCCCAGAGCGATTCCGAGCAGACTCAACAGGAACAAAACCCCAAGGGCAACCACTACCCCGAGAAAAATACTTCCCCATGATACACGGCTATGGAAACCGCCGGCGCTGAGCCGGTCCGTTGTCTCTCTGGCTAAGACCATAGTCATTTCCTTATAGTTTGCAGAATGTCGTTTTTTTGATCGAGGGCGCCCACAATGCGCAATTCTTAAATTTAATCAACAACCTGCATGAGCATCCCTGCGCCTGAAAGACTATCAGCGAAGCATCCTGTACGAATATGTCGAAACAGGCGATACACAATGTTCCCTGGCTAACTATTCTGGCATCGGCAGGTGGGCGACGGGCTACCCGGTCATGGCATAAATGCTGCAAACAGCTGACAGTGGTGAAGGAACTTCGGTCCACCTTACCGTCTTTCCTGAGCAAGCAAGCGGAGGCGCGAGCAATGCGCACCAAACTGAGGCATAACCGTGCCCCCATTCAGAGCACAAGCGCCTCTAGCGTGCGCCCGGCCCGAGGAGCATGAGTGAATGAGCAAGAAGATGGTGATATTTACGGATCTGGACGGCACGTTGCTTGATCATCACAGCTATTCCTGGGCGCCTGCCCGGCCCGCGCTCGAAGCACTCAACCGGGGCAGAATTCCCGTCATCCTCTGCTCGAGCAAGACGCGCGCTGAAATAGCAACTCTTCGGGATGAACTGCAGAATCAGCACCCCTACATCGTCGAAAACGGTGCCGCGGTCGTCATTCCGTATGGTTACTTTGAGCCCGCGCCTGATCCTGAGCACCCAGAAAAGAGGTCCGAACAGACTGTCTCTTTCGGCACCTCCCGCGACCGCATTCTGGCGGTACTGGATTACCTCAAACGGCAGGGATTCCGTTTTCGCAGTTTTGCAGCCATGTCCGCTGGCGAGCTCGCGCAGGTCACAGGTCTCAGCGAAGCGGCCGCAGTCCGGGCGCAGACGCGTACCGCAACGGAGCCCCTTCTTTGGGAGGCGGACGCGGACTCGCTTGAGGTTTTCAAGGCGGTACTGGCGCGGTACCGGCTGCAGTTGCTGGAAGGTGGCCGTTTTTTCCATGTCATGGGATTCTTCGACAAAGCCGATGCCATGGAGTATCTGTTGGAACGCTATCGCATCTTCTACCAGAACCAGGACGTTGTCTCGGTCGCGCTGGGGGACAGCCCCAACGATACCCGCATGCTTGAGCACGCCGATATACCGGTCGTCATCGCGAACGCGGTCGGTGGCAGCCTGCAGTTGCCTAACCGCGGCAATGCAGTTTACTCAGACAAAAAAGGGCCGGAAGGCTGGAACGCGAGCATTCTCCAGATCCTGAAGGAATCCTTCCCCCAAGCAGCGCAAAGCACGGAGTGAGCCATGGGAGATTTTTACCAGAACGGAATCGTTACCAACCTGCACAATCTCACGCGACGCCCAGTCGAGGATCTGGAAAAAGACCTGCTGAGCTTCAGTAAGCAGCGGCCCATGGCCCTGGTCCTGCCTTCTCTCTATTCAGAGCTCGAAGGACCCGCGCTGAAGAACATCGTCCAGGAGCTGACAAAAGTCCCCTACCTGGAAGAGATTGTAATTGGGCTGGACGCGGCCAGCGAAGACCAGTACCGCCATGCCCTTGAGTATTTCGGCCTCCTCCCCCAGAGGGTGAGTGTGATCTGGCAGGACGGCCGACGTATGCAGGCAATCGATGAGCAGCTTAAAGAACAGGGGCTCGCGCCAACAGAGCCAGGAAAAGGCCGCAACGTCTGGTTTTGCCTGGGCTACGTGCTCGCGTCGGGCAGGAGCAGATCGGTGGCACTACATGACTGCGATATCGTTACCTACGACCGGGAATTGCTCGCGAGGCTGATCTACCCAGTCGCCAACCCTGGCTTCAACTACATGTTCTGCAAGGGCTATTACTCCAGACTGGCAGAGGGCAAGATGAACGGCAGGGTCAGCCGCCTGTTGGTAACACCCCTGATTCGTGCGTTAAAGAAGGTGTGCGGTCACAGCGACTTCCTCGACTACCTGGACAGTTTCCGCTATCCGCTCGCGGGCGAATTCTCGTTCCGTACCGATGTGATCAATGATCTTCGCATTCCCAGCGACTGGGGACTGGAGATCGGCGTTCTTTCCGAAATGAAACGCAACTACGCCACCAACCGTCTTTGTCAGGTCGATATTGCCGACCGCTACGATCACAAGCACCAGGATCTGTCGCCTGAAGATGCCAGCCGCGGCCTTTCAAAGATGAGCACCGATATCAGCAAAGCGCTCTTTCGCAAACTGGCCACCAACGGTGAGATCTTCTCCTACGAGAAGTTCCGCACTATCAAGGCAGCCTATTACCGGATTGCCCTGGATTTTGTCGAAACCTATCAGAACGACGCCATCATTAACGGACTGAGCTTTGACCGCCATTCCGAGGAAAAAGCGGTCGAGCTGTTTTCACGCAACCTGATTCGCGCAGGGACCGACTTCCTGACCAATTCGGCCGAGCGGCCCTTTGTGCCAAGTTGGAACCGTGTTATCAGTGCCCTGCCCAATATCCTTGATGATCTGAAACAGGCGGTCGACGAAGATAACCGGACCTATGGCGAACAATAACCCTGGACTCACTGAACACTGTTGGGAGTAAGCGCATGGCGGAGGACCTGGTAGCCAAGCTTTCCGGGATGCTGGATATCGTCTATCCCGCGGTCGACACGACATTTCTCGCGAAACAGCTGATCGAGACAATGAGACTGGCTGAAGATGCCGAGTCTCCGCCCGCTCACCGGAACAACTGGGACGAAGGCGACATCATCCTCATCACCTACGCCGACTCCGTCACATGCAAAGATGAGAAGCCCCTCGTCACCCTGGACCGCTTCCTTGAGGAGGAACTCCGTGACAGCCTGACCGGCGTGCATATCCTGCCGTTCTTCCCTTACAGCTCTGATGACGGTTTTTCCGTCATCGATTACCTCGCGGTCAATGAATCCCACGGTACCTGGGAGGATATCGAGCGTATTGGCGCAAAGTACCGGCTCATGTCGGACCTGGTGATCAACCATTGTTCGGCTCGCAGTCGCTGGTTCGACAACTTCAAGAAACGGGTAGAACCAGGCAAAAGCTATTTTTACGAAGCCAGTCCGGAGGACGATCTCAGCGAGGTTGTGCGGCCCCGGACATCGCCGTTGCTCTCTGCGGTGCAGACGGAAGACGGGGTCAGGCACGTCTGGTGCACCTTCAGCGAAGACCAGGTCGACCTGAATTTCGCCAATCCCCAGGTACTGAAAGAGTTCGTCAGCATCATCCGGTTCTATCTCGACCGTGGCATCACGATTTTTCGCCTGGACGCGGTGGCTTTCATCTGGAAAGAGCCCGGCACCCCCTGTATTCATCTACAACCGGCGCACGAGCTGATCAAGGCCATGCGCCTGCTGATCGAGCATGCCAACCGGGATGCCATCATCGTTACCGAAACCAACGTGCCCATTCGTGAGAATCTGACCTACTTCGGCAACGCCAATGAAGCTCACGTCATCTACAATTTTTCGCTGCCGCCGCTGCTGGTCCACACGCTGATATCCGGCAACTGCAGACACCTGAAAACCTGGCTCATGAGCATGCCACCGGCGCAGATGGGTACCACCTACCTGAACTTCATCTCGTCCCATGACGGCATTGGGCTTCGGCCAGCCGACGGCCTGCTCTCAGAAGAAGACAAGCTGCGACTGATCAATACCATGGAGCGCTTTGGCGGCAAGGTATCCTACCGCCGGATATCAGAACAGGCGGACCAGCCCTACGAAATGAACATCGCCCTGTATGACGCGCTCAAAGGCACCATCGAGCACGGGCCCGATGCGCTCCAGCTCCAGCGTTTCATCTGCGCCCACGCGATCATGCTCGGTCTGGAGGGCATTCCCGCGTTCAACATCCCAAGCTTTCTCGGCACCGAAAATGACTATGAGCGCGTCAAACACACGGGCAGGTTCCGCTCGATCAACCGCAGCCAGTGGGATATCGAGAAGTTGCAGTCGGAATTGAGTGATCCCCTCAGCCACCACCACAAGGTCTTCCACGAGCTGAAACGACTGATCGCAATCCGTAAGCAACAACCGGCGTTCCACCCCAACGCGACGCAATTTACGCTGCACCTGGGGCTGGAAATTTTCGGCTTCTGGCGCCAGAGCATGGGGCGGGAGCAGTCGATTTTCTGCGTGCACAACATCAGCGACAAGGTTCAGCAAGTCTCGCTTACCAGTATAAATCTGATCGAAACTGATCACTGGCGAGACCTCATTGCCGACACGTCCCTGGACGACCTCTCGGGCACGTTGACGCTTAAGCCCTATCAAAGCGTCTGGCTGGCCAACAGCTGACCGCGCCTTGCGCGCCAGCACCTTCAGAAGACTGCCGCCTGCCCTGACGAGAACGCGATTTCACGCCCTGGGTCCCGGCATTTGAACAGTTTTAAGGAGCTGTAATAGCCTTCCGCTTGCCCCTCACCCCGCAGTTTGCGAAGGTTTTCAGTGACTCGCGTTGCCAAGGTTCGGCTTCGCCGCGCGTCGTTATCACATGGCCGTCAATGCAACGCTTCTGCCCTGGCTGCAGGTAACCACACCTATAAAGACGACCACGACAGATAGCGACCGCAGACAGGCACTACCACAGCAGACAGCCACTACCACAGCAGGTAGGGACGACCACAGCGGATAGAGACGACCACAACAGGGAGTGTTATGGCCGAGCAGATTTTTAGGGGCCGGGTTCCGGCCCCACCGCAGCGGAAAGACCGGTGGCGCTGGTATGGGCCCGGGTTATTGTGGATGCTATCCGCCGTGGGCACGGGCTCGATTCTCTTTACCCCCCGGGTCGGGTCGGTCTACGGCTATGATCTGTTCTGGCTTCTGATTATCGTTGTCTTTTTCATGTGGGTAATGATCCGCGAGATGGCGAGGTTCACGATTGTGACCGGCCAGACCATGCTTGAGGGCATGCACACCCTCAAGGGACCTAAAAACTGGGCCGTCTGGCTGGTATTTGTGCCTCAGTTATTCGCTGCCGCCGTGGGCATCGCGGGCCTGGCAGCCATTGTCGGCAGCGCTTTCTCCGCGGTTTTCCCGGGCCCCAACGCGGTCTATGCCGAGGCGACGGTGCTCGCCTGCGTGCTTCTGACCACATCTGGAAAGTACGCGCGCATTGAGCAGATCAGCCGCTGGATGGCTATCGCCTTGATGGTTATGGCGGTGGTTTCGGCGATCGCCGTGTTCCCGGCATTGAGCAAGCTTGCCGAAGGTCTGACCTTCCGCTGGCCAGACAAGCCCGACCTCTACGTTATTTCGCCGTGGCTGGGCACCATCCTTGCCGGATCCATGGGCATCGTCTGGTTCGCGTACTGGACGGCGACCCGCGGCTATGGCGGCGGTTTGCAGGGCCGTGAGCGGGACGACGAACAGGCCGAAGGTACACCTACAGACAAGGACGAGCCCAAGCTGCCGCCCCGTTACGAGCGCGAGGCACGCACCCAGGACTGGGTTTCGGTGATGACCGGAGCCGCATCTCTTGGCGTCATCGGTGGCTTTATCGTGATCACCGCGTTTCTGATTCTCGGCACCGAACTGCTGGCTCCGGCAGGCGTTGTGCCTGAAGGAGCGGATGTCGCGCTGGACCTGACCCGGCTTTTTTCCGACGTATGGGGCGAAGCAGGAAAATACGTGGTTCTGGCGGCGATTATTATTGCGCTGGGCGGCAGTGTGCTCGCCAATCAGGACGGCTGGGGCCGAAGCTTTGCCGATATGACCCTGATCCTCACCAGGGACCAGCGCCATGCTCGCAAGGGTTGGGCTTATAGCATGTTGCATTGGCTGGCCGTCACAACAGGCCAGGCGCCGTTTGCCCGGCGCAGCCTGAAACGCTTGTTCATTGTCACGGTAACGGGGGTGATACCGGCAGGTATCATTCTGATATTCGAAGATCCCGTAGCGGTAATGTCCGCGTCGGGAATCATCGCTGCGACCCACACGCCTTTTATCGTACTGACGGCGCTACTGGTGAACCTGTTGCGACTGCCGCCGGCACTTCGCCCGGGCTGGTTCTACATCGTCTCCATGACTCTTTCGGGACTTTTCTACCTGATATTTGCCGTGGTCTACCTGCTGAATTTCTTCGGCTTCAACACCAGCGCTTTGCCCGGGCTTTGAGAGACCGGGCAAAGCGTCCAGGCCAGCACAGCCAGACCAGCACAGCCAGTCCAGCCCAGAAAGTCCGGCACGTGACCTTTTACAGAAAATTGCTCAGTTGACGTCGGCCTTTTTCTCGACAACGTCATCGAGCAGATCGAGCAGGATGTCGAAAACTTTTCTGGAGAAGCCCATGCCGATATGGGAACTGGCCACTTCGCGATGCTCGACCGTAGGCGACCATTTGTCGATACAGGCCTCCCAGGACACAACCCCGTCGGTACGGGAATACAGGGCAGTAACCGGGCGCTCGATGGGCTTGCGATAGCGTGCCTTGATCCGCTCTTCCACCTGGTCCAGGTCGCGCCCGCGGGACTGGTAAAGCCGCGCAAAAATAGTGTACTTGGGGCCGCCGATAATAGGGCTGCCGAGGGTTATGACGTGCTCCACCCACTCAGGGTGATCCCGTGTCACTTCCCGCGCCAACACGCCGCCCATGCTCCAGCCCAGCAGGATAACAGGCTGGCCGTAACGCTCGTATTCGCTTCGCACCCGATCCCTCACGCGCGGGTATAACCGCGACATGCTTGCATCATTGAGCCCAAGCCCCCATGTACGGACGTTGAAACCGCTGCGACGCAGGAACATCGCCAACGGTTTCAGTGACAGGTCGCCGGCGCCGTAGCCGGGGAGCAGGATAATGCGGTGTTTGGGACGAGCTTTGTGCCTGGGCCGAAGGTAGGCGAAAGGTAGCCTCGCCATATCCATCACCACGCCGAATTCGCGCAGCCGGTTACGAACGCGGGGCGGAAGAATTGTCTCGTATTCGATCAGATCCATAAGGGTCCCCGCGTGATTCGGTTGTGCCTGGCCAGGGTGGCGTTGGCATTCTCCAAAAGGTCTCTCAATGCCGGTATTATCGTGTTGCGCGAGTGTCCCGTACGGGACACTAGTCCTTTTTACGACAAAGGCGTAGCGTTCCTCAAGTCGGCGATGGGCTCAGCGCGCGCACTCCGTGCTTGCAGCCCGCCCACAGCAGGGCCGGACCCTGTGCAAGAGCCTACGATAGGCAAAAGGCATCGCAAATAAATATTTAATTTATTATACGTATTGCCCCAGCCTGCGTAAGGTAGCAACTGTAAATTACGACTCATTCAAAAGGAGACTCTGATGTCCTTGATCAACACCCAAGTCAAACCGTTCAAAGCAACTGCTTTCCATAATGGCGAATTCGTCGATCTGACCGAAGCTGACCTGAAAGGCAAGTGGTCGGTATTCTTCTTCTACCCCGCTGACTTCACCTTCGTATGCCCCACGGAGCTCGGCGACCTGGCCGACCACTACGAAGAATTCCAGAAGCTGGGTGTTGAAATCTACGGTGTATCCACCGACAAGCACTTCACCCACAAAGCATGGCATGACACTTCAGAAACGATCGGCAAGATCAAGTACCCGATGATCGGCGACCCGACTCTGGCTATTTCACGCAACTTTGAAGTGCTGATCGAAGAAGACGGCCTGGCCGAGCGCGGCACCTTCGTTATCGATCCTGAAGGCACTATCCAGATCGTGGAGCTGAACGCCGGCAACATTGGCCGTGACGCCAACGAACTGCTGCGCAAGATCAAAGCAGCCCAGTACGTTGCCGCCCATCCCGGAGAAGTATGCCCGGCCAAGTGGAAAGAAGGTGAGTCTACGCTGTCACCGTCCCTCGATCTGGTTGGCAAGATCTAAACATCCGCAAGGATGTCTGCCAGCGGGGCCGCGATCCGGCCCCTCCTGTTCGAGCGCCCGGGCGCGATCCGGCCGGGCGCTTGCTTTAACTGACCCCTTAACCACTGACTCTGTAGGGAGCCGATATTCATGCTGGACGCCAATCTGAAAAATCAACTGAAAGGTTACCTGGAGAAAGTTACCCAGCCCTTTGAGATCGTCGCGTCCCTTGATGACGGCGACAAGTCCCGGGAGTTGCAGGAACTTCTTCAGGAAATTGAAGAACTTTCAAGACATATTACTCTGCGGACCGATGGCGATGATGCACGCAAGCCTTCGTTCTCGCTGAACCGTCCAGGGGATAACATCAGCCTGCGTTTCGCCGGCATCCCCATGGGCCACGAATTTACCTCCCTGGTCCTGGCACTGCTGCAAGTTGGCGGCCATCCGTCCAAGGCCGGCCAGGACGTAATCGAACAGGTCAAGAATGTAGAAGGTGAGTTCAACTTCGAAACTTACTTCTCGTTGTCCTGCCAGAACTGCCCGGATGTCGTCCAGGCGCTGAACCTTATGGCGACCCTCAACCCGAACATACGGCATGTCGCGATTGATGGCGCGCTGTTCCAGGATGAAGTGGAAGAACGCCAGGTCATGGCGGTACCGACGGTCTTCCTGAACGGGGAAACCTTCGGCCAGGGCCGCATGGGCCTCGAGGAGATCCTGAGCAAGATCGACACCGGCGCCTCCGCCCGGGAAGCCGAGAAGCTCAACGCCCAGGCGCCTTACGATGTGCTCGTCGTCGGCGGTGGCCCCGCGGGCGCTTCTGCCGCCATCTATGCGGCGCGCAAAGGCATCCGTACCGGCGTCGCAGCTGAACGCTTTGGCGGGCAGGTACTCGACACCAACGCCATCGAGAACTTCACCTCGATCCGCGAAACGGACGGGCCCAAGTTTGCCCAAGCGCTGGAAGAGCACGTCAAGGACTACGACGTGGACATTATGAACCTGCAGCGGGCGGTCAAATTAGTGCCTGCCGGAGAAAAAGGCGGTCTGAACGAAGTCCAGTTTGCGTCCGGCGCCTCTCTGCGAGCCAAGACACTGATTCTCTCGACCGGCGCCCGCTGGCGCGAGATGGACGTGCCGGGCGAGGCTGAGTACCGCAATAAAGGTGTGGCCTATTGCCCGCACTGCGACGGTCCCTTGTTCAAGGGCAAGCGCGTTGCGGTCATTGGTGGTGGTAACTCCGGCGTTGAGGCGGCCATTGATCTGGCGGGCATAGTAGCTCACGTCACGCTGATCGAGTACGACAGCCAGCTTCGGGCTGACGATGTGCTCCAACGCAAGCTACGCAGCCTCAAGAATGTCGACGTCATTACCAGCGCCCTGACCAGCGAAGTCAAAGGTGACGGCAAAAAGGTGACAGGTCTGACCTACAAGGACCGTAACTCCAGCGAGTTCCATTCGCTGGACCTGGAGGGCATCTTCGTCCAGATCGGCCTGCTGCCCAACAGCGACTGGCTGAAAGGAACCGTAGAGCTGTCACCCCGGGGCGAAATCATCGTCGATTCCCGCGGCGCCACCTCACTGCCCGGCGTTTTTGCAGCCGGTGACGTCACCACCGTGCCCTACAAGCAGATTGTGGTGGCTACCGGCGACGGCGCCAAGGCAGCACTCAGCGCGTTTGACCACCTCATCAGAACGTCCGCCCCCGAGTAAGGCGACCGCTGGCCTAACCGGACCGCGACAGAAGCCCCGCCCATTCCCAGGAATGCGCGGGGTTTTCTGTTTTAATATCATCCATGCGGTCAAGCCGCTTCGCCAGCCGACTGCTCCTATGCAAACATGGCTGCATATCGAAAACGCGCGCGCGACGCCCTCAAGCAACAGGACAAGCCTGATGAAAACTCTTCTGGTACTCGGTGGGACGGGAATGGTCGGTTCCCGGATCATTCAGACTGCTCTGAGTGATCCGGCCTGGACCGCGGTGGTGGCACCTACCCGCCAGCCGCTGCCCTTTAATGAGAAGCTTGAAAACCCCATCGTTGATTATGCCCAACTGGACCCGACAGCCAGATGGTGGTGCGCCGATGCCGCCGTCTGCGCGCTGGGCACGACCATGAAGACGGCAGGTTCAGCCGAAGCTTTTCGCCGCGTCGACCACGACTATGTGGTGAAGGCGGCCCAGCTTGCACGTAAAGCCGGGACGCCAACCTTCGTACTCAACTCCTCCCTCGGGGCGAACGCCGGATCGAGGACACTCTACCTCCGCGTGAAGGGCCAGACCGAGCAGGACCTGACCCAACTTGGGTTCGACTCCCTTACGTGGGTCCGCCCTTCGTTGCTCGACGCCGGCGAACGACCCGAATCGCGGCCGGGCGAAACTGCCGGGCTCTGGTTCGCCCGGCGCCTGGCACCCATTATCCCTGCCCGATACCGGGCGGTTTCGACCGCTGATGTGGCAAACGTCATGTTGGCAGCCGCCCGTGATGGAGCGTCCGGCGTAAGAGTGATCGAATCTGAAGAGATCCAGCGCAGCCGTTGAGCACTTGCGAAAACCCGCAGACCTGAGACTAAAGCTTCGCGAGCTGATCATTAAATAATCAGATAACGGTCACGCCGACCAGCAAAACCTGTACAATGCGCCCTCTTCATTGAGCTCATTCGACCTGCGGCCCCTCACAGGCCCCGCGCTTTGTTCTGTTTATTCATACTTTTAGTAGGTTCCTTCTTTGATCTCCACTGCCAATATCACCATGCAGTTCGGGGCCAAGCCCCTGTTTGAAAATGTTTCAGTCAAGTTCGGTAACGGCAACCGCTACGGCCTGATCGGCGCCAATGGCTGCGGTAAGTCTACCTTCATGAAGATTCTCGGCGGCGACCTGGAACCGTCCGGCGGCCAGGTCATGCTTGAGCCGAACCTGCGCCTGGGCAAGCTCCGGCAGGATCAGTTTGCTTTTGAGAACAAGAGCGTGATCGATACGGTGATCATGGGCCACGAGGAACTCGCGCAGGTGAAAGCCGAGCGTGAGCGTATCTACTCATTGCCGGAGATGAGCGAAGAAGACGGCATGGCCGTGGCCGAGCTCGAAGTGCAGTTTGCCGAAATGGACGGCTATACCGCCGAGTCCCGCGCGGGTGAATTGCTGCTGGGGTTGGACATTCCCCTGGAGCAGCACGACGGCCCCATGAGCGCGCTGGCACCGGGCTGGAAACTCCGCGTACTGCTGGCCCAGGCGCTTTTCTCGGACCCTGATGTCCTGCTGCTCGACGAGCCCACCAACCACCTGGACATCAACACCATCCGCTGGCTCGAGAACATCCTGGTCGCACGTAACAGCACCATGGTGATCATCTCCCACGACCGGCACTTCCTCAACAGTGTCTGTACCCACATGGCCGACCTGGACTATGGCGAGCTGCGACTGTTCCCGGGCAACTACGACGAGTACATGACGGCTGCGACCCAGGCGCGGGAGCGTCTGCTGTCGGATAACGCCAAGAAAAAGGCCCAGATCGCCGAGCTGCAGACCTTCGTCAGCCGCTTTTCGGCCAATGCCTCCAAGGCCAAGCAGGCCACGTCACGAGCGCGACAGATCGACAAGATTCAGCTGGACCAGGTCAAGCCATCGAGCCGGGTCAGCCCCTTCATCCGGTTTGAGCAGACCAAAAAACTGCACCGCCAGGCCGTGACGCTGAAAGCGCTGAGCAAGGGTTTCGACGGCGTGCCGCTGTTCGACAACCTCAATCTGCAGATCGAAGCGGGTGAGCGGGTCGCCATCATCGGCCCCAACGGTATCGGCAAGACCACCCTGCTTCAGACCATGGCGGGCAAGCTGTTTCCAGACGCGGGCGAGGTCAAGTGGACCGACAGTGCCCAGGTCGGCTACTTCGCCCAGGACCACACCGAAGATTTCGCCCACGACGCCACCCTCAGCGACTGGATGGCCCAATGGACGGATGGCGGCGAACAGCTGGTCCGCGGCACCCTGGGGCGCATGCTGTTCTCAGGCGACGACATCGGTAAATCGGTGCGGGTCATTTCCGGGGGCGAGCAGGGGCGCATGCTGTTCGGCAAGCTGATCCTGCAGAAGCCCAACGTGCTGGTCATGGATGAGCCCACCAACCACCTGGATATGGAATCGATCGAGGCACTGAACCTGGCGCTGGAGAACTACCCGGGCACGCTGCTCTTCGTCAGTCATGACCGCGAATTCGTCTCCTCTCTGGCTACCCGCATTGTTGAGCTGAGTGCCAGCGG is part of the Hydrocarboniclastica marina genome and encodes:
- a CDS encoding lipase family alpha/beta hydrolase — encoded protein: MDLIEYETILPPRVRNRLREFGVVMDMARLPFAYLRPRHKARPKHRIILLPGYGAGDLSLKPLAMFLRRSGFNVRTWGLGLNDASMSRLYPRVRDRVRSEYERYGQPVILLGWSMGGVLAREVTRDHPEWVEHVITLGSPIIGGPKYTIFARLYQSRGRDLDQVEERIKARYRKPIERPVTALYSRTDGVVSWEACIDKWSPTVEHREVASSHIGMGFSRKVFDILLDLLDDVVEKKADVN
- the ahpC gene encoding alkyl hydroperoxide reductase subunit C; translated protein: MSLINTQVKPFKATAFHNGEFVDLTEADLKGKWSVFFFYPADFTFVCPTELGDLADHYEEFQKLGVEIYGVSTDKHFTHKAWHDTSETIGKIKYPMIGDPTLAISRNFEVLIEEDGLAERGTFVIDPEGTIQIVELNAGNIGRDANELLRKIKAAQYVAAHPGEVCPAKWKEGESTLSPSLDLVGKI
- the ahpF gene encoding alkyl hydroperoxide reductase subunit F — protein: MLDANLKNQLKGYLEKVTQPFEIVASLDDGDKSRELQELLQEIEELSRHITLRTDGDDARKPSFSLNRPGDNISLRFAGIPMGHEFTSLVLALLQVGGHPSKAGQDVIEQVKNVEGEFNFETYFSLSCQNCPDVVQALNLMATLNPNIRHVAIDGALFQDEVEERQVMAVPTVFLNGETFGQGRMGLEEILSKIDTGASAREAEKLNAQAPYDVLVVGGGPAGASAAIYAARKGIRTGVAAERFGGQVLDTNAIENFTSIRETDGPKFAQALEEHVKDYDVDIMNLQRAVKLVPAGEKGGLNEVQFASGASLRAKTLILSTGARWREMDVPGEAEYRNKGVAYCPHCDGPLFKGKRVAVIGGGNSGVEAAIDLAGIVAHVTLIEYDSQLRADDVLQRKLRSLKNVDVITSALTSEVKGDGKKVTGLTYKDRNSSEFHSLDLEGIFVQIGLLPNSDWLKGTVELSPRGEIIVDSRGATSLPGVFAAGDVTTVPYKQIVVATGDGAKAALSAFDHLIRTSAPE
- a CDS encoding NAD(P)H-binding protein, which produces MKTLLVLGGTGMVGSRIIQTALSDPAWTAVVAPTRQPLPFNEKLENPIVDYAQLDPTARWWCADAAVCALGTTMKTAGSAEAFRRVDHDYVVKAAQLARKAGTPTFVLNSSLGANAGSRTLYLRVKGQTEQDLTQLGFDSLTWVRPSLLDAGERPESRPGETAGLWFARRLAPIIPARYRAVSTADVANVMLAAARDGASGVRVIESEEIQRSR
- a CDS encoding ABC-F family ATPase; the encoded protein is MISTANITMQFGAKPLFENVSVKFGNGNRYGLIGANGCGKSTFMKILGGDLEPSGGQVMLEPNLRLGKLRQDQFAFENKSVIDTVIMGHEELAQVKAERERIYSLPEMSEEDGMAVAELEVQFAEMDGYTAESRAGELLLGLDIPLEQHDGPMSALAPGWKLRVLLAQALFSDPDVLLLDEPTNHLDINTIRWLENILVARNSTMVIISHDRHFLNSVCTHMADLDYGELRLFPGNYDEYMTAATQARERLLSDNAKKKAQIAELQTFVSRFSANASKAKQATSRARQIDKIQLDQVKPSSRVSPFIRFEQTKKLHRQAVTLKALSKGFDGVPLFDNLNLQIEAGERVAIIGPNGIGKTTLLQTMAGKLFPDAGEVKWTDSAQVGYFAQDHTEDFAHDATLSDWMAQWTDGGEQLVRGTLGRMLFSGDDIGKSVRVISGGEQGRMLFGKLILQKPNVLVMDEPTNHLDMESIEALNLALENYPGTLLFVSHDREFVSSLATRIVELSASGVVDFSGSYDDYLRSQGLI